In one Rhinopithecus roxellana isolate Shanxi Qingling chromosome 1, ASM756505v1, whole genome shotgun sequence genomic region, the following are encoded:
- the GPR15 gene encoding G-protein coupled receptor 15, which yields MDPEETSVYLDYYYATSPNPDIRETHSHVPYTSVFLPVFYTAVFLTGVLGNLVLMGALYFKPGSRRLIDIFIINLAASDFIFLVTLPLWVDKEASLGLWRTGSFLCKGSSYMISVNMHCSVFLLTCMSVDRYLAIVCPVISRKFRRTDCAYVVCASIWFISCLLGLPTLLSRELTLIDDKPYCAEKKATPVKLIWSLVALIFTFFVPLLSIVTCYCCIARKLCAHYQQSGKHNKKLKKSIKIIFIVVAAFLVSWLPFNTFKLLAIVSGLQQERYFPSAILQLGMEVSGPLAFANSCVNPFIYYIFDSYIRRAIVHCLCPCLKNYDFGSSTETSDSHLTKALSTFIHAEDFARRRKRSVSL from the coding sequence ATGGACCCAGAAGAAACTTCAGTTTATTTGGATTATTACTATGCTACAAGCCCAAACCCTGACATCAGGGAGACCCACTCCCATGTTCCTTACACCTCGGTCTTCCTTCCAGTCTTTTACACAGCTGTGTTCCTGACTGGAGTGCTGGGGAACCTTGTTCTCATGGGAGCGTTGTATTTCAAACCTGGCAGCCGAAGACTGATCGACATCTTTATCATCAATCTGGCTGCCTCTGACTTCATTTTCCTTGTCACGTTGCCTCTCTGGGTGGATAAAGAAGCATCTTTAGGACTGTGGAGGACGGGCTCCTTCCTGTGCAAAGGGAGCTCCTACATGATCTCCGTCAATATGCACTGCAGTGTCTTCCTGCTCACTTGCATGAGTGTTGACCGCTACCTGGCCATTGTGTGCCCAGTCATATCCAGGAAATTCAGAAGGACAGACTGTGCATATGTAGTCTGTGCCAGCATCTGGTTTATCTCCTGCCTGCTGGGGTTGCCTACTCTTCTGTCCAGGGAGCTCACGCTGATTGATGATAAGCCATACTGTGCAGAGAAAAAGGCAACTCCAGTTAAACTCATATGGTCCCTGGTGGCCTTAATTTTCACCTTTTTTGTCCCTTTGTTGAGCATTGTGACCTGCTACTGTTGCATTGCAAGGAAGCTGTGTGCCCATTACCAGCAGTCAGGAAAGCACAACAAAAAGCTGAAGAAATCTATAAAGATCATCTTTATCGTCGTGGCAGCCTTTCTTGTCTCCTGGTTGCCCTTCAATACTTTCAAGCTCCTGGCCATTGTCTCTGGGTTGCAGCAAGAACGCTATTTTCCCTCAGCCATTCTTCAGCTTGGTATGGAGGTGAGTGGACCCTTGGCATTTGCCAACAGCTGTGTCAACCCTTTCATTTACTATATCTTCGACAGCTACATCCGCCGGGCTATTGTCCACTGCTTGTGCCCTTGCCTGAAAAACTATGACTTTGGGAGTAGCACTGAGACATCAGATAGTCACCTCACTAAGGCTCTCTCCACCTTCATTCATGCAGAAGATTTtgccaggaggaggaagaggtctGTGTCCCTCTAA